Genomic segment of Populus nigra chromosome 6, ddPopNigr1.1, whole genome shotgun sequence:
AGCTTCACATCTTGCAGGGCTCGCCTTGATACCAACGCCACTGGCGGGTAAAGCCTGAGCACCTCTAATATCACCATCTTTAACTGCAGTTAATTAAGGGCATATTGAAGTTAAAATAACTAGTTATATGTGCTTTTTAATGGACCAATCAGCTACCTACCACTTTCATCTTGCCAAGCATATTGAAATTCGGGAGATGACCACCACAGACTTGCTTAACTTCGGACCGGGCACGAGCTTGCCATTCAGGATTTGAAGCTAATAGCATTAAACCCCACATTGCAGAAATAGCAGTCCCCTCAGAGGCAGCAAGCAACATATCCTTGCAGTTATCAACTATGAACTCATGAGCACTTGATGGACCAGGCCCACCATTTTCGGAACCTTCCAAGAGCACTTGCAATATGTCCTTAGTTGTGCTAGATCCACAGCGGTCCTTCGCTATGTCCAAAATCATCGAATGGATCTCCTTTGCCAATCTCCAAGCATTTCTATTTGCTTTAGTAGGAAGATATCtgattcaaggaaaaaaaatggagtgCAATTGACAACTCACCATTGCTTAATTAcacatatatatgtatatacaaGGAGATCGAGGAGAGGAGAGGACTTGCCTCAAGAATGGAATCCCAATTGTCGTTGGTGTTCCCATTGCCCTAAAAAGAGTGTGACACCTTGCAGTTACGTTCATTCCTCTACAATGATCATGCCCGAACACAAGCTTTGAGATTATGCAGGAGGTGAAGCTTCTCATGTGGCTATCCACCATGATATCTGCATCTAATCCATCCTTGGATTCCATTAATATTCTTTCCCATGATTTAATCACAGTGCTACCAGATTCAACAATTATGTTCAAAGTATCCTGCATAACACAAGGTCCCCACATCATAAACTGAGAATTAATTAAGCTGTAAATTCAATTTAAGCCGACCTTGTCCACATAGAGCTGGGGGCTTAAAATCTTTCTCTGGTGAGACCAAGCCGGTCCATTTGATGTAATAACGCCTTTGCCTAACAGAACTCCCCTGTCCTTCTGTAGATAAGCAGGTTTTCCCAGGTCCAACGATCTAAAGAGTTTTATTTCCTTCACCATGAACGGATTAGTGGCATACAAGAAGTGCAACGCCCCAAGTTTAAACATGAACGTGTTACCTAtcattttttgaaaagtaattaacCACACCATAatgttgaaataattaatatccctaaataattttatgataaaaggAGCACCCATGCACACCAGATGAAAAGAAATGTGATACAGCAAAAGAATTGTATAATTATGCAAGAAAATACCATATTTCTTGCACCAATGCTTGAAACTTGGGAAACCTGAAAAACTGTCGCTTTCCATGCTTGGAGTACTTTCACTTCTATTCTGAACTATAGCTTGCTTAATTTCTGGAATGTTTCCCAGTAGAAAATTAGGCTGGGGACCTCTGATTCCTTGCTTTCTAAGCCTTGGCTCGGGCCTCCACCAGAAAGAGTAGTAGAGATAAACGATCAAGCTCCATGTCAGAAGCAAAACAAGACAAGTGAAATTGTAGGAGATGGGGAACCCTTCCATTGCTAGCTCTTACAGGTCGTATAAACCAAAGGAGCTTGGATGCAAGTTTAACGAAGAGCAAGGCTAATATTTATACTTGGCAGCCAGTTTATGAACACACGGAATGCTATTTTAAACACGAGATAAAGAATGCAAGAGCATATAAAAGCATCAAATCaatcagaaaaaagaaagaaaaagaaataaattgaagggagacaaaagaaaaaataaaggaatttaGGGTTTTATTCTTCCCAGAGTAACAGCTCAATCCCCGATCTTCTTGATTTTGATAATAAACACCTTTACTCTTTCTTACTTCACAATTTTTGCTTGAATGAATTAGTTGATCATGAAGGTAAGtactattttcttattattatatagtacgtatatattattatgattgtctggtttttttgggttgattgatTGACACGTGTATCACGAAATAACCAAATTGATACATTTGATTTTGTAATGATTGAATTGTTATTGGGTTattgaagtgtttttatttagattgtcattttgttttctagtattattatatatagaaaGAATTATTTTACACACTTGCTCTAGTgtgcaaataaaaatatcaacaaaaaatatcaaataattatcattatatttcatttaataactaaagaatctttatattaaatattacaattttaCCATAAAACAATTAGCCACCTCCCCCGCCCCTTTCCTTTTATTCTAGCAGGTtgcaattaattaatgaaaccaAGTTTTTATGCAGAAAAGACCAATAAAGCTACTCTGTTTACACTATGCGTATAATAATCGCTAGTCCTGCGGTAGATATTGCATATTCCATCATACGACTTCTCCTCTCACTATCGACGTACGTGCTTGCTACGACCCCATATATATACACGGAAGAAtcctaaattattaaataacgaatttaatctaaaaatttaaatttttaaataaagttatagaatataatttatataatttttaaatatactcTCTTAAATGAAAATTCTTTGGACATGAAACTTACACAGACCTACATtatcttgtacttaatttttatcaaataaataaggatggtgagattcgaaatTTAGACCACTCAATCAGCAAAgttctgataccatatcaaagaatcaattcaatctaaaaatttaaacttttaaataaaatctcggaatataatttatattattctctaatataaaTAACTCAATCACTCAAAACTCTTACTTTTCCGACCATCAACACCGAAAAAACAATACCCAAAACACTGGAatgaaactaagaaaaaaaaacttgattatcTGTTAGACAAAATCTATTACAAAGAGATAATTCCAACCACTCTAATCCTTTCTCCATCAAAACCTGCCTTAACATGCAGTAACCCTCTTTCCCTTTCTACCACTTAGGTTTTTACTTTGATTTGGTtaggtttcaaaaaaaaattttaaagagagagaaaatgatgTCCGAAAAGAGAAGAATTATACCAGAGAGAATTTTCAATacattttttgtttgtgtttctgatgtattatatataaaagtaatttaatttttcagttcaatttaaaaatttgtgCTAACTCAATATCTaaagttgtaattttcaaaagaatagagagaaaaaaaataaaaaatgatataattacaGAGTGGTTATGGTAATTTTTCCTTAAACATATTTCAATAAAAGATTTTTGCTTCTCGATCTATTgtcaatttttaatttcctattttagaataaaattcaGTTTGTTTAGAATTAATTGTCAAATCTGATGATTTTAGTCCATGATCTACCAATATAAGGACATGGCATTGATAGATGATAGAAAATATTATGATGAATACTTAAAAAATCTACTACAAAGAATAATTGAAGTTAATTTGATAAGATTTGGAGAGTAGATTATAGATTTCACATGCATGCATctgtttataaatttttcacacacacacgtattaaatttgttttctgattgcaaagaaaacaaatgcatattaagtttattaattttgtaattgGTTTCAAAATTACAACACACTGCACATATCAAATCTATATTctgatatataatatattacgtacatttattttattgttaatttcaaaattaaaatactaatcCATACCCTGAAACAGATGATGTATTCATGAATGTCTATATATATTctgacattaattaaaaaaaacagcattaATTCCTCTGGAAATCGCCCTAGAATTTACAAAACTGCACGTTATTTTCACAAGTCAGAACTGCACTTGTTATTCTCTTCTGGGTAGCTGATTGGTTCACACTGTATGTGGAACCCTAGAACCCTACGCAAAGTTAGACTTTGCCCAGCACAATTTATACGAGTCAATCGTACAAAAACTATGCTATATATAAGAGATAACGTAGCTCCCTGCAGATTTATTAAGCTGACCCACAATGTCATCCAGCCAACCGACCATGTCAACTTAGCTGCCCCGTTATTTTTCGTTGCTTTTCAGATATATCCTAGGGTTTCTTGGGCATCAATATTGTGCCTGTTGTTATTTATGCAAATAGTTGTATTCATGCACTTGATGTGATGGAAGATCAATCATTTGAATAATATTAGAGCCATTTGCATCTAAAATCATTCATTGCTTGTCAtcttttctgatttttcttgtCTTGAAAACCTTGATCATGATCTCCTTTTCATTTTACTCTTATAAGATAGGATCGGCACTTCCAATTTTAGCTAGGACAATAATGTCTTTGGACACTAATGAAGATGCTATATAGGAGGGGCCTTGAAGCAGAGCTTGGTTTGTATCTTCTTTCTAAACTCTAATTTTCGACGGTATATATTGTTGTGCGGTAGTTGTGTtaccttttcttgattttcccTTATGAAAGCAACCTTGTTTTCTTTAAcagtgaaaagaaaaaggaaaaatgaaatgaatgtgTTTAtgtagaatttatatttttatgtttttaactaaatttcttttataaatgttGCATATTgataaatccaaataaaatggACCCAAAAATTCCTTTAATATAGATCCAAAAAACCTTCtaaaaaaatcgaaaaaacacccaaaaaacaTGAGCTCGGGTGAGGATCTCGAGCTCACGTACCAGGAACATGGGCTCAAACAAGTATCAATATTGTGCCTGTTGTTATTTATGCAAATAGTTGCATTCATGCGCTCACTTGATGTGATGGAAGATCaatcatttaaataatattagggCCATTTGCATCTAAAATCATTCATTGCTTGtcatctttcttgatttttcttgtctTGAAAACCTTGGTCATGATCTCCTTTTCATTTTACTCTTATAAGATAGGATCGGCACTTCCAATTTTAGCTAGGCCAATAATGTCTTTGGACGCTAATGAAGATGCTATATAGGGGGGGCCTTGAAGCAGAGCTTGGTTTGTATCTTCTTTCTAAACTCTAATTTTCGACGGTATATATTGTTGGGTGGTGGTTGTGTTACCTTTCCTTATTTTTCCCTTATGAAATCAACTTTGTTTCCTTTAAtagtgaaaagaaaaaggaaaaatgaactgaatgtgtttctgtaaaatttatatttttatgtttttacctaaatttcttttataaatgttGCATATTgataaatccaaataaaatggATCCAAAAATTCCTTTAATATAGATCCAAAAAACcctctaaaaaagaaaaaaaataaaaaaaaacacctaaaaaacatgAGCTCGGGTAAGGATCTCGAGCCCACGTACCAGGAACATGGGCTCAAGCAAGTATCCCGAGCCCATGCTCCCATGGGCACTGTGCAGTGCACTAGGCGTCCACTCAGTGCATATACGCCCAACTAGTGATGGGCATGCACACCGACACGCTTGTGAGCTCAGATTGTCCTAA
This window contains:
- the LOC133695875 gene encoding cytochrome P450 714C2-like, producing the protein MILDIAKDRCGSSTTKDILQVLLEGSENGGPGPSSAHEFIVDNCKDMLLAASEGTAISAMWGLMLLASNPEWQARARSEVKQVCGGHLPNFNMLGKMKVLKMVILEVLRLYPPVALVSRRALQDVKLCNMQVPKGVNIWIWAPALHRDPDLWGPDADKFNPERFIDGVSGACKSSHAYIPFGVGARLCPGNKLGMIQLKVLLAMILSSFNLSISPNYRHSPTLGLLLEPEHGVNLVIQKI
- the LOC133696729 gene encoding cytochrome P450 714C2-like codes for the protein MEGFPISYNFTCLVLLLTWSLIVYLYYSFWWRPEPRLRKQGIRGPQPNFLLGNIPEIKQAIVQNRSESTPSMESDSFSGFPSFKHWCKKYGNTFMFKLGALHFLYATNPFMVKEIKLFRSLDLGKPAYLQKDRGVLLGKGVITSNGPAWSHQRKILSPQLYVDKDTLNIIVESGSTVIKSWERILMESKDGLDADIMVDSHMRSFTSCIISKLVFGHDHCRGMNVTARCHTLFRAMGTPTTIGIPFLRQVLSSPRSPCIYIYMCN